In Acidisarcina polymorpha, the DNA window TGGCCCAAATACCCTTCCAGCATTCAATGAAGCCTTGCGCGGTGCCAAAACGGGACAAGAACTCAAGTTTGAGGTCGCCTACCCGGAGGACTTTGGCGAAAGGCGTCTAGCAGGCAAGACTATTTCCTATCAAATCGAGGTAAAAGGGATCAAAAAGAAGATCCTGCCTGAGCTCAACGATGACTTTGCGAAGGAACTCGGCGAGTTCGACACCATCGACGCGTTTACCGCTACCTTGCGTGAGCAGGCGTCCGCTGAAAAGAAGCGTCAGCTTGAAAACGCCGCAAAGGATGCCCTGGTTCAGGCTTTGGTCGAGCGTTTTCAGTTTGCCGTGCCGGAATCATTGGTGCAGCAGCAGGTGGATGCGCGACTCGACCGGGGTCTGCGTGCGTTGGCCTCGCAGGGGATGAAACCGGAAGACATGCGGAAGCTCGACTTCGAGCGGCTTCGCGTGGCGCAACGGGAATCAGCGCTCGCTGAGGTGAAGGGCAGCATCTTGCTCGACAAGATTGCCGAAGCGGAGCACACTGAGGTAACGGACGAGGAAGTAGAAGAGCAGCTTCAACTTATTTCAATTCAAAGCCGTGAGCCGCTGGAAGCGCTGCGGACACGTTTGACTGAGGATGGCAGTCTCGCTAGAATCCGTGAACAATTGAGAAGAGAAAAGACGAGGGCCAGCCTGTACGAGCGGATCGGCTCCTGACAGCTTAGAAGAGAAATCACAGCCGTTGGCCGTCAAGGCTGCCCACGACAACCGAATGGAAAGCGGAGCGAGCGACGAGACTCCGCGCAAGAAAAGGAACGCATGGCACTTGTACCTATGGTGGTTGAGCAGACGAGTCGAGGCGAGCGCGCCTATGACATCTACTCTCGTCTGCTTCGCGATAACATTATTTTTCTTGGCACTCCGATCGACGACCAGATCGCTAATCTGATCATTGCGCAGATGTTGTTCCTTTCCGGGGAGGATCCGGAGAAGGATATTCAGCTCTACATCAACTCCCCGGGAGGATCGATCACGGCTGGATTGGCGATCTACGACACAATGCAGTTCATCCGTAACGGCGTCGTGACCTATTGCATCGGGCAGGCGGCCAGCATGGGGGCCTTTCTACTCCTTGCCGGGACGCCGGGCAAGCGGTTCGCGCTGCCGAATTCCCGAATCCTGATCCATCAGCCGTCGATGGGCGGCCTTTCCGGGCAGGCTACGGATATCGATATCCATGCGCGCGAGATCTTGCGCATCCGGGAGATTACCAACCGGCTCATGTCCAAACATACCGGGCAGGCGC includes these proteins:
- the clpP gene encoding ATP-dependent Clp endopeptidase proteolytic subunit ClpP, producing MTAVGRQGCPRQPNGKRSERRDSAQEKERMALVPMVVEQTSRGERAYDIYSRLLRDNIIFLGTPIDDQIANLIIAQMLFLSGEDPEKDIQLYINSPGGSITAGLAIYDTMQFIRNGVVTYCIGQAASMGAFLLLAGTPGKRFALPNSRILIHQPSMGGLSGQATDIDIHAREILRIREITNRLMSKHTGQALDRIERDVERDFIMNAPQAKEYGIIDEIIDRPRT